In a genomic window of Festucalex cinctus isolate MCC-2025b chromosome 11, RoL_Fcin_1.0, whole genome shotgun sequence:
- the LOC144030553 gene encoding twist-related protein 2-like, with translation MEEGSGSPVSPADSLACTSEEEFAERRPGKRSCARKRRPSKKSAAGDDSCGSGGGGGSSPAPLKRSKKPSPGGTGGGTGGGTGGGTGGGTGGGTGGGTGAQSYEELQNQRVLANVRERQRTQSLNEAFASLRKIIPTLPSDKLSKIQTLKLASRYIDFLCQVLQSDEMDNKMSSCSYVAHERLSYAFSVWRMEGAWSMSASH, from the coding sequence ATGGAAGAGGGCTCGGGCTCCCCGGTGTCCCCCGCCGACAGCCTGGCCTGCACCAGCGAGGAGGAATTCGCCGAGCGCCGGCCGGGCAAGCGCTCGTGCGCCCGCAAGCGGAGACCCAGCAAGAAGTCGGCCGCCGGCGACGACAGctgcggcagcggcggcggcggcggcagcagccCGGCGCCCCTCAAGCGCAGCAAGAAGCCCAGTCCCGGCGGAACCGGCGGCGGAACCGGCGGCGGAACCGGCGGCGGAACCGGCGGCGGAACCGGCGGCGGAACCGGCGGCGGAACCGGCGCCCAGTCGTACGAGGAGCTGCAGAACCAGCGCGTGCTGGCCAACGTGCGCGAGCGCCAGCGGACGCAGTCGCTCAACGAGGCCTTCGCGTCCTTGCGCAAGATCATCCCCACGCTGCCCTCGGACAAGCTGAGCAAGATCCAGACGCTCAAGTTGGCCTCGCGCTACATCGACTTCCTGTGTCAGGTGCTGCAGAGCGACGAGATGGACAACAAGATGTCCAGCTGCAGCTACGTGGCCCACGAGAGACTCAGCTACGCCTTCTCCGTCTGGAGGATGGAGGGCGCCTGGTCCATGTCCGCCTCGCACTGA
- the LOC144030560 gene encoding uncharacterized protein LOC144030560 — translation MDDVLFDLDQDGSPDFAFWGQMEHNLQFQTQLDTLLLDCSSAAAAAAAAAGGQLSPWSSLGCQSVFPEAHELTFADFDAHESPGDEELADGFPADESSEAAAAAVKRQRARRLQTCQQPYKVQRRAANIRERKRMLSINSAFEELRCHVPTFPYEKRLSKIDTLRLAIAYIALLREILVSGCDPKSYVDECMKNGYRDQTNAIWNTSDLTARLSWIKWD, via the exons ATGGACGACGTTCTGTTCGATTTGGATCAAGATGGCTCGCCAGATTTCGCCTTTTGGGGTCAGATGGAGCACAACTTGCAGTTCCAGACGCAGCTGGACACTTTGTTGCTGGACTGCAgcagcgcggcggcggcggcggcggcggctgcggGCGGCCAATTGTCGCCTTGGTCCTCTCTGGGCTGCCAGTCGGTTTTCCCGGAGGCCCATGAGCTCACCTTCGCCGACTTTGACGCGCATGAGTCCCCCGGGGACGAGGAGCTAGCGGACGGCTTCCCCGCGGACGAGTCgtcggaggcggcggcggcggcggtgaagCGGCAGCGCGCGCGCCGGCTGCAGACGTGCCAGCAGCCGTACAAGGTGCAGAGGCGCGCCGCCAACATCCGCGAGCGGAAGCGGATGCTGAGCATCAACTCGGCCTTCGAGGAACTGCGCTGTCACGTGCCCACCTTCCCGTACGAGAAGCGGCTGTCCAAGATCGACACGCTGCGGCTGGCCATCGCCTACATCGCCCTCCTCCGGGAGATCCTCGTGTCCGGATGCGACCCCAAGTCCTACGTGGACGAGTGCATGAAGAACGGGTACAGGGATCAGACCAACGCCATTTGGAACACGAGTG ATCTGACAGCTCGTCTCTCGTGGATAAAGTGGGATTAG